TTCATTTAGCACTCTTTAGTATTTTAGTTGGTTCTATTTTTGCATTTGGTCTTTCGCTTGGGGCAACTTATTTTCGATCAAAAGTTTTGTATGATATTGTTTCCTTTACTTCCAATTTAATTTTATCCACTCCAATCTTTATTGTCGCCATTCTTCTTTTGATTTTATTTTTTTATAGATTGGAGTGGTTTCCTCCTGGCGGTTATGAATTAGGAAATACATATTATGTTGTTTTGCCAGGGATTACTTTGGGTTCCAGGGTATATGCTCGTATGTCTTTGTATCTATTACCTGAAATTAATAAAGAAGCTAATTCTAAGTATGTTCAATTATTAAAAACTAGGTCATATCCTTGGAGTCATATAGTTGGAAAAGAAATCTTTTTAAAAGTACTACCGATGGCTCTGATCCTTTTAGTATTGGATTTTGGATCCTTGTTGTCAGGCGCTATGGTTGTAGAAGAAATCTTCTTTTTTCCAGGAATAGGAAAGTCTCTATATTATTCTATTAAGTCAATGGATACTCGATTACTTGCAACATTGCTAATGTATTCAGGTGTATTGTTTTATACTTTGAATCGCATTGGGTTTTATCTCCAAAGATTTTTTTCGGGAGGTGTTCCATCATGATTCATATACATACCTTTGTCCGGTTTTTATTTTTTGGATTAGTTTTTGTGGGTGTTTTGTTT
The window above is part of the Leptospira mtsangambouensis genome. Proteins encoded here:
- a CDS encoding ABC transporter permease, translated to MKSEVFRFLYFLLLLSCISSFVSEFHTKDKSFLYADAGITEIQNQETNFFSSYLKFWKSLILESGGKTDNGESVYSHILTRFFPTFHLALFSILVGSIFAFGLSLGATYFRSKVLYDIVSFTSNLILSTPIFIVAILLLILFFYRLEWFPPGGYELGNTYYVVLPGITLGSRVYARMSLYLLPEINKEANSKYVQLLKTRSYPWSHIVGKEIFLKVLPMALILLVLDFGSLLSGAMVVEEIFFFPGIGKSLYYSIKSMDTRLLATLLMYSGVLFYTLNRIGFYLQRFFSGGVPS